Proteins encoded in a region of the Diadema setosum chromosome 7, eeDiaSeto1, whole genome shotgun sequence genome:
- the LOC140231339 gene encoding epithelial sodium channel subunit beta-2-like produces MEMTMKTQGQDAIKDEEKMNDSSSPMSTADAIKDFADNTTTHGVPQILRSDRSRLFRLTWAVITATALSALLFQGSNTIIDFFHRPTTSKISLITRKELYFPSITICNLNMMRRSKLNGTRFEGLVALDEQHAHLQGESTAQGSSDSSFDFGFWDLYLDSSSSSMAQGSSNSGLKFGFWDLFRDSSSSSISEFIYYPTWEDGTDPNDWESMYNQSRMSDFSDLQDDVKPTREELDEYGQPGEDLIRQCTFDKEPCSFDDFTKIQDIRYGNCYIFNQFKKSANKTRSTGSQYGLHLTLFVNEPEYVGVLSPEVGVVVSINHPSIFPFPEDDGILVSTGQVASIGLKRTHITRLPEPYGDCGKGGENYYAPDKYDFSQRSCFKMCLEREMSKQCNCVTDILVNGTMCSPTNITEKKCRTKVFKKYIGNTLGCECENPCK; encoded by the exons ATGGAGATGACCATGAAGACACAAGGCCAAGACGCTATCAAGGATGAGGAAAAGATGAATGACTCCTCGTCCCCGATGAGTACAGCTGATGCCATCAAGGACTTCGCTGATAACACGACCACGCACGGTGTGCCACAAATCCTGAGATCAGATCGGTCCCGTCTATTCCGTCTAACGTGGGCCGTCATTACAGCGACCGCCCTGAGCGCGCTGCTGTTTCAGGGCTCAAACACCATCATCGACTTCTTCCACAGACCGACGACGTCGAAAATCTCTCTCATCACCAGAAAGGAACTTTACTTCCCGTCGATCACTATTTGCAACCTGAACATGATGAGAAGAAGCAAACTGAACG GGACACGTTTCGAAGGACTGGTAGCTTTGGATGAACAGCATGCTCACCTCCAGGGCGAATCCACAGCACAAGGATCAAGCGACAGCAGTTTTGACTTCGGGTTCTGGGATCTGTACCTGGATTCGTCCTCGAGTTCAATGG CGCAAGGATCCAGCAACAGCGGTTTGAAATTCGGGTTCTGGGATCTGTTCCGGGATTCGTCCTCGAGCTCAATCAGTGAATTCATTTATTATCCCACATGGGAGGACGGGACAGATCCTAACGACTGGGAGTCTATGTACAATCAATCTCGAATGTCGGATTTTAGCGACCTGCAGGACGACGTGAAACCAACACGGGAAGAGCTGGACGAATACGGACAGCCTGGCGAGGACTTGATTAGACAGTGCACCTTCGACAAGGAGCCCTGCTCATTTGA TGACTTCACGAAGATCCAAGACATTCGCTACGGGAATTGTTACATTTTTAACCAGTTCAAGAAATCGGCCAACAAAACAAGAAGCACGGGCTCGCAATACG GTCTGCATTTGACTCTGTTCGTGAATGAGCCAGAATATGTTGGTGTCCTCAGTCCAGAAGTAGGAGTAGTGGTATCCATCAATCATCCATCCATTTTTCCCTTTCCTGAAGATGATGGCATCCTCGTATCTACCGGACAGGTTGCGTCCATTGGGCTTAAAAgg ACGCACATCACTCGTCTCCCAGAGCCATACGGTGACTGCGGGAAAGGCGGGGAGAATTACTACGCTCCGGACAAATACGACTTTTCCCAGCGTTCGTGCTTTAAAATGTGCCTGGAAAGAGAGATGTCGAAGCAATGCAACTGTGTCACCGACATCCTCGTCAATGGTACCATGTGCTCCCCCACCAACATAACAGAAA AGAAATGCCGTACTAAAGTCTTCAAAAAGTACATCGGGAATACACTTGGCTGTGAGTGCGAAAACCCGTGCAAGTAA